From the Musa acuminata AAA Group cultivar baxijiao chromosome BXJ3-1, Cavendish_Baxijiao_AAA, whole genome shotgun sequence genome, the window GGAAGTTTCGCAGGTTAAGAACAGTGCCGGTCCTATGCATGAGAAGCGTGTGTTGGTCCCTCAGGATCCGAAGCTGGGGAACTGGTGGATGAGCTTCGGTGAGAGCATGCTGGTGGGGTACTGGCCGGCGGAGCTATTCACGCACCTCTCCGACCGCGCCACCATGGTGGAGTGGGGAGGGGAGGTGGTGAACATGAGGCCCAACGGCGAGCACACCTCGACGCAGATGGGGTCGGGCCGCTTCGCCGGGTCCGGGTTCGGGAAGGCGAGCTACTTCCGCAACCTGGAGGTCGTCGACGCCGACAACAGCCTGGTCTCAGCTCAGGCCATAACGACGCTGGCGGAGAACACCAAGTGCTACGACATCAGGAGCTTCTCCAACGCCGACTGGGGCACGTACTTCTACTTCGGCGGGCCAGGGAACAACCCCCAGTGCCCTTGATCTCCTCGTCCTCACCACGCAAACTTAGTGCATCTCTGCATTGTACAATCGGCATCAGTGCCCTGCAAAGGCTAAGGGGGGGTTTTGTTGCTACTGAGGTGCCATAGTTCCTCATATAGTAGTAGTAATAGTCGTAGTAGGCACCATATTCTTTGATGGCTTCTACTTCTCCGTGTACTCTGTTTGCTATAATGCAACGATCTTGGCAGCTACCCTTTGCACTTTGGAGATCGATTTGGCCTTTTTCTCGACGAGGAAAAATGCTTCGTGTCTACTGAGctcatcatattttataggtTAAAAATGGCTTATGGGAGGTGAGAAAATAGAggtaggggaggagggagagaaaaaagtaaaaaaaaaaaaaaatcaagattaaaagtgaatttaataaaaaaaatcaagattaaaAAATCAACATAATTTGATAACTTTCATTTATATCACCAAAACCTAATTTTTCAATAACTCTCTTTTTATATCCTCTCGTATAAAccttcaataatttatatataatttttatcttcTTGAAAAGAGTACCGTAGTATCACGCActtagtttattttgattttgtcaAAATAATTCTTGATTTTGTCTAAAAGAGTATCCATAAATGTTAGTCTCTTCGAAATCTCCTGTGATTTCATAggatttacaaaagaaaaaataaatatatccaCAAGCAATTATTTCTGCAAACACTTCATAGCGAATATAAATTACAGAAACTGATGGTTAGAATCTTCAGCAAGAAAAGTGATTGCCAACTCAAATCCACTCGAAACAAAGAAAAATTAATGGATCAGAACGTGgcatctaataaatttaaaatagaacGATAAGTAAACACAAACGCTCATAAAAACTTAATTGATATGACACATCAATAATAGGTTACAAATATTTTGAGGATATTAGCTAAGTtaaactttaaaaaaatataattattgataATAAGATCGAAATCATCGTTGCGATGAGGTTTGCTTATATTTAGATCGAATGGTTTGGTGATGATAGAGAAAATGTGTGTTCCCAAGAAAGATTTATTTgaatttcaaaaataatttagattgacatgaatgaataaaaaatgataaattcataaaaaaaatcaaaaaaaaatattttctagctTCTTGATTTATTCGAGTAGAGTGGCTCTTACTTTCTAAATGATGTGAGTACTTTTAACTGTGGGTCACCTTCTTTATTCTTGCTCTCATCCATCGTACCCTCAATCTACCATTATCTTCGTCCCTAGTTCGTTATTATAGTTATGCCATTATGACCTTCGAGATTAAACATCAACATCTCACCCTTCTCTCTCAACTCCAAACCTAATTACAAAATCTCTGCTTATTACTAGATGTGGATGTAGCACCACATCATCATTAACCATCACATAAGCACTATTGGTCATCCTCTCGAAACATTGACCACTTTGATGACTATAACAATAATAACAAACGAGTGACAAAGGTGACGAGACAAGTGCAAGACGGATGAGAACACAAAGGTAATACCAGACAAAAAAGGATGAGAGCAATGAAAAATGAATATGATAAAACAAGGATATAACAGATGCGATGGATAGGGACACAAAGACGATGGCGGGCAAAGGATAAGAACAACAATCGACAAAACGAAAactataaataatcttatttaaaaaaataaaagacagtctataagaaaaacataataattctttaaaaaaaaatttacccaATTTTCTTCGGTTGCAATATCCTATTTAAGTCCATAAATAAAGTATGATATATATTTAATGTTCTTGAAACTCTCATTGACGTGTAAGAGAAAAATGATACACGCGAAACTCAAATGAAATTTCTTCGTAAATGTCCCCTATTAACTATATGCTTAAAGTTCCTATCAATATCAGTCCCTTTTAAAGACTCAAATCACATTTCTTGTTCTTAGCCACAAACAAATGTGATCATTCATGATAGTAGCTCGATTCCCACATTAATCGATGAACCcaaaacacaaaacaaaacaaTCAAACAAAACACAGTAAAATCATTTATTGAATCCTAAACAACACATAGAAGTCCAGGAAACCCAAAACATAAGAACAAGAATCCAAACATCGTCTTGCTTGTTGGGACTCGAATGGCTCGAACCCTTAGCCATCCATTTATTGGCGAGCAATTGGGAGAAATCAGCCCACCAAAAGCTCTCTATAACAGCAGATCCTGAGGGGCCTGGTTAGTGTTGGTGCTGGTGGTGGTGGCGCCGCCGCCGCTTCCAGCGTCGGCGTTCCCCATTCCCACTGCGTTCTTCACGGCTCCCGCCGCGTCCTGCGCCATCTGCTTCACTTGTACCCCAGTCTTGCAAGGAAAGCCAAACTCAATTCGTCAACAGAGATCGCAGAGGGAGGAAGATGAGGGCGGATGGCGATGTAGGGAATTAAGCGTTTGTGGGTGGAGCGTACCTGCTGCAGGAAGCCGGTGGCGTGCTGCTGGCTCTCCTTGGCGGACTGCATTGTGTCCGACGCCATGTCGCGGACGGAGCTGGCGGCGTCCTGGACCGACCGGGTCCACTGGCCAGCCTGCGCCTGCACGAATCAAGAAGCAACATCCGACGGTCAGATCCCACCGCTGGAgcaaagacgacgacgacgacgacgacgacgacccacctcGCCCTCGCCGCGGGCTTTCCCGGACTGGAACATCTGGCTGCTCGACATCTTCCTTGCCTCGAGTTGCCGAAACCGACACCTTGTTTACCAGAGAACAAACACTGAAAGGCGAATGAGAGATGGACCGGTGGAGGGGGGTTTATAAAGGGTGCCGAGAGCGATGCGAGGACGACACGTTGGTGGGATCGCAGGCAACGACGGAGGTGGAGTTTGGGGAGAGCGGGTAAGCATGCATGCTGTTGACGACGCGATCAGTGGTAACGACTTGGCCTCGACTATTAAGCGGAGGGCGTTAGGTTTGTGGCAGCAAATGTTGCCCTGCACAACGTTCATCAACGTTATTGGAGTTCCTCCTATCTGCTTGTGTTTCAATGTATGAATTAGATGTTAATACGGTCTCTTTTCCTTAATAAAAATCCGATTTCTCAGTGTTGTTATGTTTGGAAGACAGAAAATGTTAGTATCATATATCGTTTGTTCTGTTCCTATAGAGGACTATACTTTCGACAGAACTCTTCCATCGATAAGTCAGATTCTGATTTATTGGttgcaaaagaaaaatatataaatatatgtttttttttccatAACAATATAAACATTGTTCAAATTCATTGAAATTTGAAAGAAttatgtgttgtgttttagaggaTAAATTTATTACATGCATCAAAATACACGATAGGCTGAGGAATGATTCGTATCATAGAAATTGCAACCTAATTCTTTTACTATATATGATCAAATGATAATGGATTGGATTTTGTTAATTCCATCGTATGTATTTATCTATCCAGCCTTCGTCACTGACAATTCAATGAGCTTTCTCTCAAGGTTACGAGGAAGAGAGGAGGATGGAGCTGTTCTTGCAAGCAATGAAGATGGTGCAAGAGGGTGGGCTTCTTCTTCTAAAGCTTGACAGCTTTGTGAAGCTCCAACTCCGCCATGAAGAGAGGACACAGATAGATCAGAAGCAGAGGAAGGAGACTTGACGATTTTGGATCTCTAATATGTTGTGTAAGTCTCCATTCATTGATTCCTCTATCAAAGATCCTcaacaaatgaaataaaaactaaaatataCTTCAAAAAAATACTCCTCAATGTTCAAGTTTTCAGATGTGGTACTGTGGATGAGAAAATGACTGACGGAAACACAGTTCATGAGGCCTCAATTACCGAAAAACTCAGGACTCTTTTCAAAATCATGAAATACAGTATCAAAACATCTATGTTGAGATATGCTATTGAACATATGAGAACGTGTTTAATATGATaaacaaaaattaactttttaaaaaCAAAATCAACATCAAAACTGGTGTAAAAGATGTCGAAATAAGATTCTGACTGACTTAACTCCAGGTGCAAAACATGAAATAAAACGATAGGACATTTCAGGACCCCAAAAAAAAGCGTGTTACCATTGTCAGCAAGTTTCCTAAACAATGTCATGTTTGATCATACAAGTTCAGGCTTCCTAAAGTCGCTCGAAAATTAGTACCTCAGGAAGCTTAAGAGTTGCAACTCAGCTACGACACATGAGATTTTATGTGTAGCTAATATTTCGATCAAGATTGAAAGGTCATGCTGATGCTCAACCGAGATCAAGTTGATCAAAGCAGCACAGCATAATAAATACAAAAGGAATTTAGCAACATACGGAAGAAGATGATCTATGTTGTTTGAGGTGGTGGCATTAGATCGAATTGGGTTTCCAGCAAAGAAAGCACTTGAGAAAGCGAAGACACCTTGAAATCTGGTCTTGTATCATCGGTGTAAGAATGAGGAGAGCCATACCTCCCTGTTTCATCAAGCAAGCATGTGAAGGCTCCTGCTCGTTTCCCACAAACCACCTGTAAGGGAGAGAAATATCAGAATCGTCAAACGACCAGACATCGTGATTGTTGGTATCAGCACGTATTTGCTGGAACTTCACAAACCATACCCCaccgaaatatttatgataagcaGAAAAAGGAAAACACCAATTTAGCACAAGGTTATGAGTTGTTTGAACATGTCAGTGGCAATGAATGCAGTGGACTCGTGATTTAAAATGGTCCCATATGAGCAGTCCTGTAACAGTCATTTGCCTGAAAGCCCCATGTGAAGAGAACAGCATACAAGACTACATGTAAGATATTCCCCATTACCAGCTCTTAGTCCAAATTAAAGGATGAGCAACAATGCTATTGTTCAGGGATGAGCTATAACAATTAAATTGATCTTTTACTCAATCGAGTCAATAATAAACTGATAGGGATTGGAAATGATTGAATATTTAAACAACCATAGTCACTATTCAATTTACACCAGCAGATATGAATTCGGATATTTACATATGGCAATTAAATGGATACTCAATTTTGAAGCCATATTCACTTGTGATTAGTATGACAATAGATGTGGATTTAGATTAGATTAAAACAGATCAAGACGTGAATATTACATAAATAAAATATCTGTTACATATATGAAAGGAACTAGCTCAAATTTGTCAATGATATTTCTCAATAGGAAGCCGTTTAAGGAAATGAAAAGAGCTAAATGAATGAGAAAAAATAACTATGTTGCAATTAAAGAAACTTACATAATTCACATTGTAAGATATATTTGTATCCTTAGATATTCAGATACAGATAAAACTGAATCCATATCAATATTCATATATCAGATAGCGAAATTTATACATGAATATGGATGCATGAGAAATGCACATTTACATAACCATGTCTAGGTCCAATGAGAAATTGAAACAGATACAGATGATACGCAATTTCTCTCCAGTTCTGAATGTTATCATAGGCTGATTGGTTGATCCTGAGTCAAAATGCAGACTCTTAAACTTCAAGACCTAACAAACTTTTGAATCTATAGTTACTTTGAACCTGGGTTTGCAAACTTTGACTGATAAAGGGCCTTTACTACTAATCTAAACATGTAAATGTCTGATAATGGAGAAAACATGTGTTTTACTTGCCTGCTGAAATGATCAGCAGATATCACAAGATTTATAAAGAACAAAAGAATCTtagtttttctttaattttttaactgCAAAGACAATTTGTTGTTATGATGAGCATCTCTCATCAAATTTAACTCTCAAACTGACATATGGTTAGTgatgaatatttaaaaaaaaaaaaaagtgatgctCCATGCCCTTGCCACTATTCTAACACCAAAGGAGTGTCACCGATGTCTTCCATAAGATCTATAAAGTGAGCCACACATGTTGTCCCAAAAAAATAAACTTGTGTGTTCATCAATTGTTTGTCATTAGTATTTGTGCCATTATCAGTCACCACCTAGACTATATAATGCTCCCTAGCTTCATCCACAGCAGTCTCCATTGGACCTTGAATCTTGTGAATCTGATCTGATACTTCAACTGACATATGAAAGATGATTTGGTCTTGCTCAAATCCAAACGGATATTGATCCAAGTGGAATTGGCTTAAAGGAAATCTACACTAGATTGGCATAGATTCAGTCTCACTTCAACAAGAAAATAGAAAAGCAAAACACACAGTTCTACAGCTAATGCAACAATATAAGAATGGAAAAATTACCTTAAGGTGAAAATTACACAAACAAAGCTTCCATAAACAAGATATTTTACATCAGTTTCAGATTCACCTTGGTTAGGAGAAAAAACAAGGACGCTTTCTTGAGTTCAAACCTTGGTTTACTAGACAATGACATATTTTTGGATGATAAAGGCTTAAAAGAGAGAGATTAGAGTGAGTTGAGAGGCCTTAGGCGGAAAGGatggatttgaatcaagtcactgGATAACAGACTTATCACTTGAGAAGCTTGTTTATGCTAAGTAGTACAGTTAGTATGGTAAGTATATCAGGTGATACAATGCATGCTGAGTCTGATTGAGATGTCGAAACTGTAAATACGATTCCATACCAACTGGTATTGCGAAATTTCAATTCTTGATAGAAATATCATGAGGTGATAATCTAGATATATATACAAATGCTACTTTCTATAGTTGTGataaatgatttttatgatgcctTCACGACGATTGTCAAGTCACCTCATGTAATGTGTAATATATAGGCAAATGTTTAAAATCCATGcatcaaagagaaaaaaatagttAACTCCTTGAGCTAAAATAAAGGAGGAAACAATATCCCCTAGATAAGTGAACATGCAAAACATGTGACATAACATTCCCCATCGAATTAAGTAATGCAAAAGTGGCATGCCAAAGAatcatgattctccataatatcaCAATACATGGTTAAAAACATTTGAATCAACTAAATTAATTATGGAAAATGTAGGGGTTAGTATGGTATGCCCTAGATTAATAATTTCACCGTCAACTTAGGCACTCATAGTAGAAAAAAGACACTTCTCAATAATTCTGCATATGAGCAATAAACGCAAGAACAAAATGAGGCTTTAGGTACTACTAGCAAATAGATTTGTAAGATATAGGATGATACATGCAAATTTAGATATTGAATAAATTCACTCACATCATCTCTAAGACTGTCACCTAACATCATGACTTGACTTGGAGGAACACCCCAAATTGAACATATATGTAACAACGGAGCTGGGTCTGGCTTATAAGGACGAAATTCCCTGCTTAGTGCTGGGATGAATTCCATCTACAGATAGAAAATTTGTAacataattctaaaaataaattacaatttAAACTAGAGGAAACAAAttaaacaacaataacaaacCCCGAAACCAACTATCTGGAAACAGTATGATACATATGAATATATCAATAAGCTAACAAAAAGCATAATCAGCTCCCTAAAAGACATAGCAAGTAACAATCGTAAATAAATATCTACACCCAAAGACAAATTGCACCCAACTTTGTCAAAAACATTAACAAAAGACCAGTTAACTTCTATTTGTCAAAACCCAGGCCCACTTTTACCAAATTCTCAAACCTGAAAACCTAGAAGGATAAGTATAAGAATACATCTCTTTCCCTTCATGATAATTACTCCACTGATGGTAGTGAAGATCTAAAATAGCTAGTCATTCAAAGGCATTGCCACTTCTATTGCATCCCCAATACTACAGCTTTGTTTCGTCAACTATATGGTTTGTGCATATGGCTTTGTCTCCACATTAGCAGTAGCTTTATTGCTACACCAGAGTGAATATGAACTCTGGAACCTCGTTGGTGTCTGTTGAAGTCCCACCATGGGTGAAATTGGTCTGACAACTTTTATGATCATTAAGGAAGCATTAGGGAACATCAACAAagcaaaaatgagaaaaaaaaagaaaggatagcAAGAAGGCAATGAGGGGATAGCTAGGAGCAGCTGGCAAGGTGGCCATGGATCAACCAACAATTAAAGTTTCAGTTATACCAGACAGTACGAACCAATTTTTATGGCCTGACAATTGACTGGTATAGAAAGGGGACAATATCACCCAAACCGGTCTGGAACCAAGCTTATAGCCTGCTAAGTTTACCATGTCAACCTTTCTAGGTGATAAGCTAACAGCGAATGAGTAGTACTAGATGGTAGGCCTCCTACTTCATGGTACCAGCCATAGCTTTTTTCAATCCTGTTCCTtttttcctcttcctttttttctcttttctcgtTGTTAATTCTTCTCCTTCCACTACTCTTATGAATCATCACTTTATTATTTAAAACCCTACAtcagcttctcctcctcatcctcttccATTCATCTGTGTTGCCACTGCGTCATAGTACCATTACACTCCTTAACCTCTGCTTCTCATAAGCAATATAtaatcacctcctcctcctctatctcTTTCTCTCTACATGTAACGGTTTGGTTGATAGCattgatattatatataatgGTTGATAATTCTAAGTGGCAATCACGAGTATAGTGGCAATTGGTGAACTTCATAGACATGACAGAGGAAAATGTGGAATATGAACCGAGAAAAGAAATGATGTGCAGTAAAATAAATGGTTGGGTTACCCTAATCTTAATTGTAGATGGTCTAAACTTTCATAAACCTTTACAACTGCAAAAATGGCCCAAAACACAATAGTCTTAACACTAAGTTCAAATATTTCAGTAGCCAAACCCCAAGGGCCAGTGAAGGTTCTAGGCCATCAAACCCAAGTTCTCGCACTTAATAAGTTTCAAAGATTTTCATTCTCTCTTGTCATGCTCATTCTAAACTTTGAAATACATAgtcaattattttttaaaagaataaaGAAATAGGAATAAGAATAAACTTGTAATTTACCCCAAATCGCTGATGAAATATGTCAACTGCAGACTTGACATTGCGAGTTATTAAACCTCTCCTGCAAAAGGTTAAACTCATAAGCAGGCAAGCTAAACCATGCAAACCAGCATATTTGAAGGGTTACAAGCCATAGAGCAAGAAGATAGATTTTCctcattaaaaagaaaatattgtcTCTACACATTCTATTAATAACATGGCAAATTCAATGTGTTATTTCCACCAAAGTCCTTAACGTAAAGCTGGTGAACTTAGGAGTGTTTAATGCAGAGATGGTAATGCAAATTGTTTGAAGTTCCTGGTGCTGATCCCAGAGGAACAATAGACACAGGTGATAATAGCAAATTAGAGATTCTAACCAAATGATCTGCAAAAGATGGGACCCGTTGCTACTTCTAAAAGGCAAAAGAATATACTACCTTATTTGCCTAGAATCCAGGTATCTGCAAAGTTCCAAAGCACCTGAAAAGTAAATTTCCTTTATCAGAAATAACAACACAGCTTGAGAGGGCCATTGGAGTTTAATCTAGTACTAACAACTGAAATTTAGGCACAACCACGAAAAACATTTTGCATCAGTATAAATCAAGAGGAATTCATAGGTACTATTTACTATCAAATTATATCTGTTTTTGCAACAATGTCTCTCAACATGAGAAAATTATCAGCCCTTCGATTCAAGTTCCTAGCAGAAGAGAAGCAGATACAACTACCACAAATCTAAGAAGTATAAGGATGCAAGTTAGTCTAGAAAGAAACTGATTAATGTAATAAGATTTGAATTACTACTTGATCTTTAGAATCTATTAGGTCATCATATATACTATTGTCTTCTCAACCATAGTGTCAGTTTCTAAAATGTCAACTTCTCAACTATAGTGTCAATTTCTAAATGTTGACTAACTTAAGTTGTCATAATGATCACATCATTTTCAGTCTACATTGAGCAAGACAGTGATGATCAATAACTTATCTGCATAAACCACAATACTTATGTACACACATACTTCATATACCTATATGAAAAGATAGTGGAGATCATGTATTGAGTTGTATATGAAACCATAatgattatattaaaataattttctttttagcAAATAGAGACAAATGCTCTCGAATTATGTATCATGAACCTAAGCAGTATTGCTTCTCCGACTTACATAAGAGATCCACATGATGCTACACAAGACCCTAGGTAACTGGGGTGAGAGCATTCAGATGTCTGATACCCATCAAACAACAAACACGGAAACCTTCGCAATAAGATCATGATCCATCGGACGCCTATCTCTGACCAATCAAACGATCATACAGTGGTGAGGAAGAGATTGGTGGTACGGGACGAACCGGGCATAATCTGGAGGCGATCAAGGCCCTGGCGCTCGAACCGAGCGATGATCTCGTAGGCACGCTGCTGCTCCGGCGGCGGCCACGCCTCGATGTGGTGGAGGATGTCGACGCCTCCGCCGGAGGCGCTGGCGGCGCGGTAGGTGGCGTAGCCCTCCTCCCCCAGGACAGCCTTGTACATGGCGCCGAAGTCGATCACGGGCACCGTCAGGGTCCCATCCATGTCGAACACCAGGCCGCGCAGCCGCCCCTTCTTGGCAATCCCATCGCCGCTGTCCCCGGAGGGAATCGAGGCGGGCGACGACGACACGGCAGCGAGATGGAGATGGCGTGGAGGTGAGAAAGGGAAGGGGAAAAAGAAGAAGCGGCGGAGGAGAGGCGGGGAGAGGAAGAGAGGCATAGCATTGGGTAGAGGAGGGAGATATTGGATTTTGCGCTTTTTAATGTCTATTGTCGACGAGGACGGTACGAGTTTGGTGTTTGTGTACAGAGGTGGAATGGGTCCCTCATTTTGATATACCGATGCGGAAAAATTTGTAAACCGATGGAGGCACATACACGTATGCGGTTGAGCGGTCCTGATGTCCTGCTTCGTTAAACGACACAGGATATGGTCGATCGATCGTTGGCATGTTCCCCTTGATGAATGTGCACGGTAAGTGATGCACGATGCATCGATTACAAAGCTTTTAATTTGTAGCATTTGGAATGGTGGCTTGGTACATGACcgtagttttaaaaaaattagaatacATTTCTCattagtttatttttataaataagtaAATTATCAAACTATTAAGTTATAAGTTCACAAAATGGTAACATTTAtatcttttataattaaattattgTTATGGGAAGTGGCGGGCGAACGAATAAACAACACGTTACAGTATAAAAGGTGAAGTAATGACAAAAGATTTTACAAGTGCACGGATTTCTCAATTCAATGTTCACCATAAACATGCGGTTTTTGTACCTTTTGCTAAAGGTGTGTAGCCATTTTGACTACCGACCATTCATGCCATCTCCAACTCCCTGGATTTCTTTGCCAATCTCTCGTGCTACCGAGCCTGCCTTGATAGCAGCAGCTATCTTCCTCTGTAGGTACAGCAGCCCGATGCGCTTTGAAACAACATACAGCACCGCAGATATGAACACGATAAAACCAAGCACTAATATCACCCTGTTTTGATACAGTTGAGCATGATCAGATGTTAGGAGGACCAATTGTTCAGTCACTGCCTAGTAAAAACCTAATCCTGAAAAGAAACATACTATGGCTATGATGGCAATTTTTTTGGCACTCTTCAGAAGAGAGATGTGTCAacaaaaaattctgagaaaaTTAAACATAAGAATATATACTAAGAGAACCACACATGTCATCGGtgattatattatttttcttaacaaaTACCCAAAAACAACCATAACAAAGGCCAGTACCTATCAAGAACATCCTGCCGACGCATCGTTGAAAGCAAGTTGCGGGTCCGCATCAGCAGAGACCGGTGTCCTTTGTATTCACTTTCAGCCTTCCTCAAGACACCCGTTGATTCCTC encodes:
- the LOC135628740 gene encoding uncharacterized protein LOC135628740; the encoded protein is MSSSQMFQSGKARGEGEAQAGQWTRSVQDAASSVRDMASDTMQSAKESQQHATGFLQQTGVQVKQMAQDAAGAVKNAVGMGNADAGSGGGATTTSTNTNQAPQDLLL
- the LOC135629627 gene encoding haloacid dehalogenase-like hydrolase domain-containing protein At2g33255, producing the protein MPLFLSPPLLRRFFFFPFPFSPPRHLHLAAVSSSPASIPSGDSGDGIAKKGRLRGLVFDMDGTLTVPVIDFGAMYKAVLGEEGYATYRAASASGGGVDILHHIEAWPPPEQQRAYEIIARFERQGLDRLQIMPGALELCRYLDSRQIRRGLITRNVKSAVDIFHQRFGMEFIPALSREFRPYKPDPAPLLHICSIWGVPPSQVMMLGDSLRDDVVCGKRAGAFTCLLDETGRYGSPHSYTDDTRPDFKVSSLSQVLSLLETQFDLMPPPQTT